The following are from one region of the Magnetospirillum sp. WYHS-4 genome:
- the clpA gene encoding ATP-dependent Clp protease ATP-binding subunit ClpA: MLSRNLEQTLHRALALAGERRHEYVTLEHLLLALVDDPDALAVLRGCHVDPDRLRGDLVDFLDHQQDGIASVNTGDPRPTAGFQRVIQRAVIHVQSAGREEVTGASVVVALFPERESHAVYFLQMQDMTRLDAVNYISHGLTKAGVEAAARPPQGADADAQGEKVVRKGAEALETYCVNLNEKARQGRIDPLIGRDKEIDRTIQVLCRRNKNNPLYVGDPGVGKTAIAEGLARRIVRKEVPEVLGDAVIYSLDMGTLLAGTRYRGDFEERLKGVIKALEETPGAIMFIDEIHTVIGAGATSGGSMDASNILKPSLQSGALRCMGSTTYKEYRNHFEKDRALVRRFQKIDIHEPSVEDTVKILHGLKPYFEKHHKVRYTNEALKAAVDLASRYINDRKLPDKAIDVIDEVGASRMLLPEARRRKTVTVKDVEAVVATLARIPSKSVSTDDRQVLRNLDVDLKAAVFGQDKAIDALASAIKLARAGLREPEKPIGSYLFSGPTGVGKTEVARQLARTLGVELVRFDMSEYMERHSISRLIGAPPGYVGFDQGGLLTDAIDQQPHAVLLLDEIEKAHPDLFNILLQVMDHGKLTDHNGKSVDFRNVILIMTTNAGASDMAKAAIGFEREAREGDDKEAIERLFTPEFRNRLDATIGFAALSPEVVGKVVDKFVLQLEAQLGDRNVIIELTDGAREWLAKKGYDKTYGARPLARVIQEHIKKPLAEELLFGKLAKGGAVVIHLDDGGRLRFDYPKPGETTLPAKRPKGKVPVPV, from the coding sequence ATGCTGTCGCGGAACCTGGAGCAGACCCTGCACCGCGCCCTGGCCCTGGCCGGTGAGCGCCGCCACGAATACGTGACCCTGGAACACTTGCTGCTGGCCCTTGTGGACGATCCCGACGCCCTGGCGGTGCTCCGGGGCTGCCATGTCGATCCCGACCGCCTGCGGGGCGATCTGGTCGATTTCCTCGACCACCAGCAGGACGGCATAGCCAGTGTCAATACCGGCGATCCGCGCCCGACCGCCGGTTTCCAACGGGTCATCCAGCGCGCCGTGATCCATGTCCAGTCGGCAGGGCGGGAGGAGGTGACCGGCGCCTCGGTGGTGGTCGCCCTGTTCCCCGAGCGGGAGTCCCATGCCGTCTATTTCCTGCAGATGCAGGACATGACACGCCTGGACGCGGTCAACTACATCTCGCACGGCCTGACCAAGGCCGGCGTGGAAGCCGCCGCCCGGCCACCCCAGGGGGCCGACGCCGACGCCCAGGGCGAAAAGGTGGTGCGCAAGGGAGCCGAGGCTCTTGAGACCTATTGCGTCAACCTGAACGAGAAGGCCCGCCAGGGCCGCATCGACCCGCTGATCGGCCGCGACAAGGAAATCGACCGCACCATCCAGGTGCTTTGCCGGCGCAACAAGAACAACCCGCTCTACGTGGGCGATCCGGGGGTGGGCAAGACGGCCATCGCCGAGGGGCTGGCGCGGCGCATCGTGCGGAAGGAGGTGCCGGAAGTCCTCGGGGATGCCGTCATCTACTCGCTCGACATGGGAACGTTGCTGGCCGGCACTCGCTATCGCGGCGACTTCGAGGAACGCCTGAAGGGCGTCATCAAGGCCCTGGAGGAAACCCCGGGCGCCATCATGTTCATCGACGAAATCCATACGGTGATCGGGGCCGGCGCCACCTCGGGCGGGTCCATGGACGCCTCCAACATCCTCAAGCCGTCGCTGCAGTCGGGAGCCCTGCGCTGCATGGGCTCGACCACCTACAAGGAATACCGCAACCACTTCGAGAAGGACCGTGCCCTGGTGCGGCGCTTCCAGAAGATCGATATCCACGAACCTTCCGTCGAGGACACGGTCAAGATCCTGCACGGGCTCAAGCCCTATTTCGAGAAGCATCACAAGGTGCGCTACACCAACGAGGCCCTGAAGGCGGCGGTCGACTTGGCGTCGCGCTATATCAACGACCGCAAGCTGCCCGACAAGGCCATCGACGTGATCGACGAGGTGGGCGCGTCGCGCATGCTGCTGCCCGAGGCCCGGCGCCGCAAGACGGTGACCGTGAAGGACGTGGAAGCCGTGGTGGCGACCCTGGCCCGCATCCCGTCCAAGAGCGTGTCCACCGACGACCGCCAAGTACTGCGCAACCTGGACGTCGACCTGAAGGCCGCCGTCTTCGGCCAGGACAAGGCGATCGACGCTCTGGCCTCCGCCATCAAGCTGGCCCGCGCCGGCCTGCGCGAACCGGAAAAGCCCATCGGCAGCTATCTGTTTTCGGGCCCTACCGGCGTCGGCAAGACCGAGGTCGCCCGCCAGCTCGCCAGGACCCTGGGGGTCGAACTGGTGCGCTTCGACATGTCGGAATACATGGAACGCCATTCCATCTCGCGCCTGATCGGCGCGCCGCCCGGCTACGTGGGCTTCGACCAGGGCGGCCTTCTGACCGACGCCATCGACCAGCAACCCCACGCGGTGCTGCTGCTGGACGAGATCGAGAAGGCCCATCCGGACCTGTTCAACATCCTTCTGCAGGTCATGGACCACGGCAAGCTCACCGACCACAACGGCAAGTCGGTGGACTTCCGCAACGTCATTCTCATCATGACCACCAACGCCGGTGCCTCCGACATGGCCAAGGCGGCCATCGGCTTCGAGCGCGAGGCCCGCGAAGGCGACGACAAGGAAGCCATCGAGCGTCTGTTCACCCCGGAATTCCGCAACCGCCTGGACGCGACGATCGGTTTCGCCGCCCTGTCGCCCGAGGTGGTGGGAAAGGTGGTCGACAAGTTCGTCCTGCAACTCGAAGCCCAGTTGGGCGACCGCAACGTCATCATCGAACTGACCGACGGCGCCCGGGAATGGCTGGCGAAGAAGGGCTACGACAAGACCTACGGCGCCCGGCCGCTGGCCCGCGTCATCCAGGAACACATCAAGAAGCCGCTGGCCGAGGAACTTCTGTTCGGCAAGCTGGCCAAAGGCGGCGCCGTCGTCATCCACTTGGACGACGGCGGCAGGCTTCGCTTCGATTATCCGAAGCCCGGCGAGACGACCCTTCCCGCCAAGCGCCCCAAGGGCAAGGTGCCGGTGCCCGTCTGA
- a CDS encoding phage tail protein yields the protein MMETIDSRPVARRAIRTAVGTAVAIGGLAAASAPALACGTDPYIGEICYFVTSYCPQGYTLAAGQQMDIRSNAALYSLMGTRFGGDGVNNFNLPDLRGRAAVGAGTGAGLPTVTVGLKVGAPSVTLTNAQTPLVPHAHTATFTGTGGGGGTAGQASGPVSIPVTGSLASQNVSVSGNVKIASSSTTSGTSGVTPNAVLVKGGPTVNIYGASSSFTADTNIGPQQTFSGTLPSTNFSGTASGTVTLPVTGGGGGITGGTVTIAPAGQAASSAVPTVSPGLGMTVCIVTSGIYPVNPN from the coding sequence ATGATGGAAACGATTGACAGCCGCCCGGTTGCGCGCCGGGCAATCCGCACCGCCGTCGGCACCGCCGTGGCGATCGGGGGATTGGCGGCGGCGTCCGCGCCCGCCCTGGCCTGCGGGACGGACCCCTATATCGGCGAAATCTGCTACTTCGTGACGTCTTATTGCCCCCAGGGCTACACGCTGGCGGCGGGCCAGCAGATGGACATCCGGTCGAACGCGGCGCTGTACTCCCTTATGGGCACCAGGTTCGGGGGGGATGGCGTCAACAACTTCAACCTGCCCGATCTGCGGGGCCGCGCGGCCGTCGGCGCCGGCACGGGAGCCGGCCTGCCCACCGTCACGGTAGGGCTGAAGGTCGGCGCGCCCTCGGTGACCCTGACCAACGCCCAGACGCCCCTGGTGCCCCATGCCCACACCGCGACCTTCACCGGAACCGGCGGCGGCGGCGGAACCGCCGGCCAGGCCAGCGGCCCCGTGTCGATCCCGGTGACCGGCTCCCTGGCGTCCCAGAACGTCTCGGTCTCCGGCAATGTAAAGATTGCCAGCAGTTCCACGACAAGCGGTACTTCCGGTGTTACCCCCAATGCCGTCCTGGTCAAGGGAGGGCCGACGGTGAATATTTATGGGGCGTCGTCATCGTTCACCGCCGACACCAACATCGGGCCTCAGCAGACCTTCAGCGGCACGCTCCCTTCCACCAACTTCTCCGGCACGGCCTCGGGTACCGTGACCCTGCCGGTCACCGGCGGCGGGGGCGGCATCACCGGCGGAACCGTGACCATCGCCCCGGCCGGGCAGGCAGCCAGCAGCGCCGTGCCCACCGTCTCGCCCGGCCTCGGCATGACGGTCTGCATCGTCACCAGCGGCATCTACCCGGTAAACCCGAACTGA
- the amrS gene encoding AmmeMemoRadiSam system radical SAM enzyme — protein sequence MPEGESYATLEDGVQSLHPGRHWHALEDGRIQCDICPRACKLKEGQRGLCFVRARHGDHMVLTTYGRSSGFCIDPIEKKPLNHFLPGTPVLSFGTAGCNLTCRFCQNWDISKARDFDRLQNQAGPETIAAAALKTGSRSVAYTYNDPTIFFEYAIDVAQACRAKGIKNVAVTAGYISAEPRAEFYRWMDAANVDLKAFTESFYQRLCSAHLEAVKETLVYLVKETKVWVEITTLVIPGENDGETELNELAAWVVEALGPDVPLHFSAFHPDYKMLDLPRTPLATLVKARDIAIRHGVRYAYVGNVHYPPGDGTYCPGCGTEVIGRDWYEITAWRLTPDGHCRKCGTACAGIFDGPPGKWGRKRVPVRL from the coding sequence ATGCCGGAAGGCGAAAGTTATGCGACCTTGGAGGACGGCGTACAGAGTCTGCATCCCGGCCGCCACTGGCATGCCCTGGAGGACGGCCGCATCCAGTGCGATATCTGCCCGCGCGCCTGCAAGCTGAAGGAGGGACAGCGGGGACTATGCTTCGTCCGTGCCCGCCACGGGGACCATATGGTGCTGACCACCTACGGGCGCTCCAGCGGCTTTTGCATCGACCCCATCGAGAAGAAGCCGCTCAACCATTTCCTGCCGGGCACGCCGGTGCTGTCCTTCGGCACGGCGGGCTGCAACCTGACCTGCCGCTTCTGCCAGAACTGGGACATCTCGAAGGCCCGCGACTTCGACCGCCTGCAGAACCAGGCCGGCCCCGAGACCATCGCGGCGGCGGCGCTCAAGACCGGTTCCCGAAGCGTCGCCTATACCTACAACGACCCCACGATCTTCTTCGAGTACGCCATCGACGTGGCCCAGGCCTGCCGGGCGAAGGGCATCAAGAACGTGGCGGTGACGGCGGGCTACATCTCGGCGGAGCCCCGCGCCGAGTTCTACCGCTGGATGGACGCCGCCAACGTGGATCTCAAGGCCTTCACGGAATCCTTCTACCAGCGCCTTTGCAGCGCCCATCTGGAGGCGGTGAAGGAGACCCTGGTCTACCTGGTCAAGGAAACCAAGGTCTGGGTGGAGATCACCACCCTGGTCATCCCCGGCGAGAACGACGGCGAGACGGAATTGAACGAACTGGCCGCCTGGGTGGTGGAAGCCCTGGGACCGGACGTGCCCTTGCATTTTTCCGCCTTCCATCCCGACTACAAGATGCTGGACCTGCCTCGCACGCCGCTCGCCACCCTGGTGAAGGCGCGCGACATCGCGATCCGGCACGGGGTTCGCTACGCCTACGTGGGCAACGTCCATTATCCGCCGGGGGACGGCACCTATTGTCCGGGCTGCGGGACCGAGGTCATCGGGCGCGACTGGTACGAGATCACCGCCTGGCGCCTGACTCCCGACGGCCATTGCCGGAAATGCGGCACCGCCTGCGCCGGCATCTTCGACGGCCCGCCCGGCAAATGGGGCCGCAAGCGGGTGCCGGTGCGGCTCTGA
- the cysQ gene encoding 3'(2'),5'-bisphosphate nucleotidase CysQ: MTVNISLSVIDKVNDIAKRAGRAIMKIYEKDFAVEFKGDASPVTEADQVAEDIIIAALRQEVTDAYPIVAEESVAAGHAPDLTGKMAPFWLVDPLDGTKEFVKRSGDFTVNIALIDGGRPVLGVVHAPAINQTFVGSQYGAFAETGGGQARPIACREAPADGLSAVVSLNHRSPETDTFLAQFTIKKEVSAGSSLKFCRVATGQADLYPRLGRTMEWDTAAGHAVLRYAGGKVAKLDGTDLFYGKPGFENPHFVAHGPGIRWTKPD, translated from the coding sequence GTGACCGTCAACATCTCCCTTTCCGTCATCGACAAGGTCAACGACATCGCCAAGCGCGCCGGGCGCGCCATCATGAAGATCTACGAGAAGGATTTCGCGGTCGAGTTCAAGGGCGACGCCAGCCCGGTGACCGAAGCCGACCAGGTGGCCGAGGACATCATCATCGCGGCCTTGCGCCAGGAAGTCACCGACGCCTACCCCATCGTCGCCGAGGAATCGGTGGCCGCCGGCCACGCCCCGGACCTGACGGGCAAGATGGCGCCCTTCTGGCTGGTTGATCCTTTGGACGGCACCAAGGAATTCGTCAAGCGCAGCGGCGACTTCACCGTCAACATCGCCCTGATCGACGGCGGCCGGCCGGTCCTGGGGGTAGTCCACGCCCCGGCCATCAACCAGACCTTCGTCGGCAGCCAATACGGGGCCTTCGCCGAGACCGGCGGCGGCCAAGCCCGTCCCATCGCCTGCCGGGAAGCGCCTGCCGACGGCCTGTCGGCGGTGGTGAGCCTCAATCATCGCAGCCCGGAGACCGACACCTTCCTCGCCCAGTTCACCATCAAGAAGGAAGTGAGCGCCGGCAGTTCGCTCAAGTTCTGCCGCGTCGCCACCGGCCAAGCCGATCTCTATCCCCGCCTGGGCCGCACCATGGAATGGGACACGGCGGCCGGCCATGCGGTGCTGCGCTATGCGGGGGGAAAGGTGGCGAAGCTGGACGGAACCGACTTGTTCTACGGCAAGCCCGGCTTCGAGAATCCCCATTTCGTCGCCCACGGTCCGGGCATTCGCTGGACGAAACCGGACTAG
- a CDS encoding TrpB-like pyridoxal phosphate-dependent enzyme yields MTDSTKYLLPEDRIPKAWYNIAADLPKPLAPVLHPGTGQPIGPDDLSPIFPMALIAQEVTQEREVEIPEPVREVYRLWRPAPLYRARRLERVLDTPAHIYYKYEGTSPSGSHKPNTAVPQAFYNWQAGTKRLSTETGAGQWGSSLAFAGSLFGLQVDIFMVKVSYQQKPYRRALMETYGARCVASPSMETDSGRAILARHPDSNGSLGIAISEAVEVAAKNPDTKYALGSVLNHVLLHQTVIGIEALEQMEMAGDYPDIVVGCAGGGSNFGGLAFPFIGRNLKQGQKTRVIAVEPASCPTMTRGKFAYDFGDTAHLTPLVKMHTLGSTFMPPGIHAGGLRYHGMSPLVSHVLDLGLIEARAEHQLGCFAAGVQFARAEGIVPAPESTHAVKVGIDEALKCKAEGQARTILIGLSGHGHFDMQAYTDYFAGKLQDHAYDAEALDEAMSQLPPVAAE; encoded by the coding sequence ATGACCGACAGCACCAAATATCTCCTGCCCGAGGATCGCATTCCGAAGGCCTGGTACAACATCGCCGCCGACCTGCCCAAGCCCTTGGCGCCGGTCCTGCATCCGGGAACCGGGCAGCCCATCGGGCCCGACGACCTGTCGCCCATCTTTCCCATGGCCCTGATCGCCCAGGAAGTGACCCAGGAACGCGAGGTCGAGATTCCCGAGCCGGTGCGCGAGGTCTACCGCCTGTGGCGGCCGGCGCCGCTCTATCGGGCGCGCCGCCTGGAACGGGTCCTCGATACCCCTGCCCATATCTACTACAAGTATGAAGGCACCAGCCCGTCCGGCAGCCACAAGCCCAACACCGCCGTGCCCCAGGCCTTCTACAACTGGCAAGCGGGCACCAAGCGTCTGTCCACCGAGACCGGAGCCGGCCAGTGGGGTTCCTCGCTGGCCTTCGCCGGTTCCCTGTTCGGCCTGCAGGTCGACATCTTCATGGTGAAGGTCAGCTATCAGCAGAAGCCCTACCGCCGCGCGCTGATGGAAACCTACGGCGCCCGTTGCGTCGCCAGCCCCAGCATGGAAACCGATTCGGGCCGCGCCATCCTGGCCCGGCACCCGGACAGCAACGGCAGCCTGGGTATCGCCATCTCCGAGGCGGTCGAGGTGGCGGCCAAGAACCCGGATACCAAGTATGCGCTGGGCAGCGTGCTCAACCACGTGCTGCTGCACCAGACGGTGATCGGGATCGAGGCCCTGGAGCAGATGGAGATGGCCGGCGACTATCCGGACATCGTAGTGGGCTGCGCCGGTGGCGGCAGCAATTTCGGCGGCCTCGCCTTCCCGTTCATCGGGCGCAACCTGAAGCAGGGCCAGAAGACCCGCGTCATCGCCGTCGAGCCGGCTTCATGCCCGACCATGACGCGCGGCAAGTTCGCCTACGACTTCGGCGACACCGCCCACCTGACGCCCTTGGTCAAGATGCATACCCTGGGCTCGACCTTCATGCCGCCCGGCATCCACGCCGGCGGCTTGCGCTACCACGGCATGTCGCCGCTGGTCAGCCACGTGCTCGACCTGGGTCTGATCGAGGCCCGCGCCGAACATCAGTTGGGCTGCTTCGCCGCCGGGGTGCAGTTCGCCCGCGCCGAGGGCATCGTGCCCGCCCCCGAGTCGACCCACGCGGTCAAGGTGGGCATCGACGAGGCCCTGAAGTGCAAGGCCGAGGGCCAGGCGCGCACCATCCTGATCGGCCTGTCCGGGCACGGTCACTTCGACATGCAGGCCTATACGGACTACTTCGCCGGCAAGCTGCAGGACCACGCCTACGATGCCGAGGCCCTCGACGAGGCGATGAGCCAACTGCCGCCGGTGGCGGCGGAATAG
- the clpS gene encoding ATP-dependent Clp protease adapter ClpS, with protein sequence MSDKRYDEDGQTGVVTRARSKTKKPSMYKVLLLNDDFTPMDFVVLVLERFFSKTAEEATRIMLHVHHRGVGVAGVYTYEVAETKANQVIELARKNQHPLQCTLEKDGQDKDD encoded by the coding sequence ATGAGCGACAAGCGCTACGACGAGGACGGACAGACCGGCGTGGTGACCCGCGCCCGGTCCAAGACCAAGAAGCCGTCCATGTACAAGGTGCTGCTGCTGAACGACGACTTCACGCCGATGGATTTCGTCGTCCTGGTGCTGGAGCGCTTCTTCTCCAAGACCGCCGAGGAGGCGACCCGCATCATGCTGCATGTCCATCATCGGGGGGTGGGCGTCGCCGGGGTCTATACCTACGAGGTGGCCGAGACCAAAGCCAACCAGGTGATCGAGCTGGCCCGCAAGAACCAGCATCCCCTGCAATGCACCCTCGAAAAGGACGGCCAGGACAAGGACGACTGA
- the amrA gene encoding AmmeMemoRadiSam system protein A has translation MTVQENAFEAATRRLVEVQGERLLRLAAASIEHGLKHHRPLPIDLADFPPDLQAQGACFVTLHREDRLRGCIGSPMAHQPLARDVAENAFSAAFRDPRFPQLSSAEIAGLDLSISLLSAQSPIPFADEAGLLAALRPHLDGLVIADGARRALFLPSVWEQLPDPRQFLGHLKMKAGMPVDHFSPAFRAWRFVALELKASALPDPASLWSRP, from the coding sequence ATGACCGTCCAGGAGAACGCCTTCGAAGCGGCGACCCGCCGTCTGGTGGAAGTCCAGGGCGAGCGGCTGTTGCGCTTGGCCGCCGCCTCCATCGAGCACGGCCTGAAACACCATCGGCCCCTGCCCATCGACCTGGCGGATTTCCCGCCCGACCTGCAGGCCCAGGGAGCCTGCTTCGTCACCCTGCATCGCGAAGACAGGCTGCGCGGCTGCATCGGCTCGCCGATGGCCCACCAGCCCTTGGCCCGCGACGTGGCGGAAAACGCCTTCTCGGCCGCCTTCCGCGATCCTCGCTTCCCTCAGCTTTCGTCCGCCGAAATCGCGGGGCTGGACCTGTCCATTTCCCTGCTCAGCGCCCAGTCGCCCATTCCCTTCGCCGACGAGGCCGGTCTGCTGGCCGCCCTCAGACCCCACCTGGACGGCCTGGTGATCGCCGACGGCGCCCGGCGCGCCCTGTTCCTGCCTTCGGTCTGGGAGCAACTGCCCGACCCCCGGCAGTTCCTGGGCCACCTCAAGATGAAGGCCGGCATGCCCGTCGACCACTTCTCGCCCGCCTTCCGCGCCTGGCGCTTTGTCGCCCTGGAACTGAAGGCGTCCGCCCTTCCCGATCCCGCATCCCTGTGGAGCCGCCCGTGA
- the amrB gene encoding AmmeMemoRadiSam system protein B: MTIVRQSAVSGTFYPGTAKQLDAAVRGYLAQAGAWAGPVPKAIIAPHAGYVYSGPVAASAYARLVPAKGRIARVVLLGPCHRVPVRGLAASGADAFVTPLGQIPVDKAAIQSVLDLPQVQVFDATHALEHSLEVHLPFLQEVLGTFALVPFVVGFASPDEIAEVLERLWGGPETLIVVSSDLSHYLDYDSAHQVDAETCRAIETFDGEAIPEDGACGRFPVRGLLALAKRRRMTIETVDVRNSGDTAGPKDRVVGYGSWVFLEPAA, translated from the coding sequence ATGACCATTGTACGCCAGTCGGCCGTTTCAGGCACTTTCTATCCGGGTACAGCCAAGCAGCTTGACGCCGCCGTGCGCGGCTACCTGGCGCAAGCGGGCGCCTGGGCCGGTCCGGTTCCCAAGGCCATCATCGCCCCCCATGCGGGCTACGTCTATTCAGGGCCGGTGGCCGCCAGCGCCTACGCCCGCCTGGTGCCGGCCAAGGGGCGGATCGCGCGGGTGGTGCTGCTGGGCCCCTGCCATCGGGTGCCGGTGCGTGGCTTGGCGGCCAGCGGCGCCGACGCCTTCGTCACCCCCCTGGGCCAGATCCCCGTAGACAAGGCGGCCATCCAGAGCGTCCTCGACCTGCCCCAGGTCCAGGTTTTCGACGCCACCCATGCCCTGGAACACAGCCTGGAAGTCCACCTGCCCTTCCTGCAGGAGGTTCTGGGGACCTTCGCCCTGGTTCCCTTCGTGGTGGGCTTCGCGAGCCCGGACGAGATCGCGGAGGTGCTGGAGCGCCTATGGGGCGGGCCGGAAACCCTGATCGTGGTCAGTTCCGATCTCAGTCACTACCTCGACTACGACAGCGCCCACCAGGTGGACGCGGAAACCTGCCGCGCCATCGAGACCTTCGACGGGGAGGCCATCCCCGAAGACGGCGCCTGCGGTCGCTTTCCGGTGCGCGGCCTGCTGGCGCTCGCCAAGCGGCGCCGCATGACCATCGAGACGGTGGATGTCCGCAATTCGGGCGATACAGCGGGGCCCAAGGACCGGGTGGTGGGATACGGCTCCTGGGTCTTCCTGGAACCGGCCGCATGA
- a CDS encoding autoinducer binding domain-containing protein yields the protein MSYTFSDFIDRMRGLERPDPLRVAMARFAEGLGFESFMFLHHDANSGEMLLLSNYAPGWQEHYIANDYALVDPVALQVSRSTSPFCWGHDAYLARLEEPQKHLMNEAGEFGIRRGLACVWRNGGGVLSGISVTTAKSEEEFQRQVNRYRVDIELACLYFCSHVENRVMAPAGRVYGDLLTAGEKDCLIWTLQGRKVDQMAAASGMTEAGVKDCLRAAVVKLRAVDVLHAAAKAVEMGLICP from the coding sequence ATGTCTTATACTTTCTCCGATTTCATCGACCGCATGCGGGGCCTGGAGCGCCCCGACCCGTTGCGCGTCGCCATGGCGCGCTTCGCCGAAGGGCTAGGGTTCGAAAGCTTCATGTTTCTGCACCACGACGCCAATAGCGGCGAGATGCTGTTGCTATCCAACTACGCGCCCGGCTGGCAGGAACACTATATCGCCAACGACTACGCTCTCGTCGATCCGGTGGCCTTGCAGGTGTCGCGCTCCACGTCCCCCTTCTGCTGGGGCCACGACGCCTATCTGGCCCGCCTGGAGGAACCGCAGAAACATCTGATGAACGAGGCCGGAGAATTCGGCATCCGGCGGGGACTGGCCTGCGTCTGGCGCAACGGCGGCGGCGTACTGTCGGGCATCTCGGTGACCACCGCCAAGTCCGAAGAGGAATTCCAGCGTCAGGTCAACCGCTACCGGGTCGACATCGAACTGGCCTGCCTCTATTTCTGCAGCCATGTGGAAAACCGGGTCATGGCGCCGGCGGGGCGGGTCTATGGCGATCTGCTGACCGCGGGCGAGAAGGACTGCCTGATATGGACCCTGCAGGGCCGCAAGGTCGACCAGATGGCCGCCGCCTCCGGCATGACCGAAGCCGGGGTGAAGGACTGTCTCAGGGCGGCAGTCGTCAAGCTGCGCGCCGTCGATGTCCTGCACGCCGCCGCCAAGGCCGTGGAAATGGGCCTGATCTGTCCCTAA